A single region of the Candidatus Kryptoniota bacterium genome encodes:
- a CDS encoding glycoside hydrolase family 9 protein yields the protein MKMLRRLMVIGAFVVLQWNAVWSQTVMINQVGYLPDQQKKFYAIAGADSFSVTDVNTGAVAYRGTLQTPSGKDPSTGFYIYAGDFSPLTTEGTYKIYTDAPDSSYQFSISRSVFESVYKASLKGYYFQRCGTSLLSQNAGVYARSTCHVNDGTYHSTTGLTGTKVTTGGWHDAGDYGKYVVNAGISVGTLLLAYEMFPDKFKYDDLNIPESGNSVPDILDESKYELDWLLEMQDTTDGGVYFKVTTENFDGFEMPSSDLSTRYIYQKSTTATGDFAAVMALAARLFQQFDTAYASRCLNASRLAWQHLEAKPTIVPTGGFHNPSGTGTGEYGDGSDSDERLWASAELFVTTGDTLYHNYFKSHYNSSGIFASTMGWADVRSMGQLEYLIGGQSKADTSVQSQLKVSLLAYCSALSYTAEYDGLNVTLTPSQYYWGSNGQVLNNAVLLIAGYVFSGDTTYYNTALEQLNYILGCNARLQTYVTGIGSKSPLHIHHRPSAADGIAAPVPGLMSGGPDEGLDDAVLKADYTSTTPPARCYVDDQNSYASNEIAINWNAPLVFVSGYLNEAPATPVAQAVRSIPLKYNLSQNYPNPFNPSTVIGYDLPTGGKVSLKVYDILGREVATLVSGARAAGHYDVTFDGSRLPSGVYFFRLSAGQFGCARKMVLLK from the coding sequence ATGAAAATGTTACGACGTTTAATGGTAATCGGAGCATTTGTAGTTCTTCAATGGAATGCGGTTTGGTCGCAAACCGTTATGATCAATCAGGTCGGGTATCTTCCCGATCAACAAAAGAAATTTTACGCGATAGCCGGCGCAGACAGTTTCTCTGTTACTGACGTCAATACCGGTGCAGTTGCGTATAGAGGCACGCTGCAAACACCTTCGGGAAAGGATCCATCGACGGGGTTTTACATTTATGCAGGGGATTTCTCGCCGTTGACTACTGAAGGAACATACAAGATATACACGGATGCTCCGGACAGTTCTTACCAGTTCAGCATCTCGCGAAGCGTCTTCGAAAGTGTGTACAAAGCTTCGTTGAAAGGTTATTATTTTCAAAGGTGTGGTACTTCTCTCCTCTCGCAGAACGCGGGAGTGTATGCGCGGAGCACGTGTCACGTAAACGACGGCACTTATCACTCAACTACCGGTTTGACCGGAACGAAGGTGACTACAGGTGGGTGGCATGATGCAGGAGATTACGGCAAGTATGTCGTGAATGCCGGCATTTCTGTCGGAACACTCCTGCTCGCCTACGAAATGTTCCCGGACAAGTTCAAGTACGATGATTTGAACATTCCTGAAAGCGGTAACTCAGTTCCTGACATCCTTGACGAATCGAAATATGAACTCGACTGGCTGCTTGAGATGCAGGACACCACGGACGGTGGAGTCTATTTCAAGGTGACCACCGAGAACTTCGACGGATTTGAGATGCCGAGCTCGGATCTGTCGACAAGATACATTTACCAAAAATCCACTACTGCGACGGGAGACTTTGCAGCTGTGATGGCGCTGGCAGCAAGACTCTTTCAGCAATTCGATACGGCATATGCTTCAAGATGCCTGAACGCTTCTCGCCTCGCATGGCAGCACCTCGAGGCAAAACCGACTATCGTGCCCACCGGCGGGTTCCATAATCCATCCGGTACAGGAACAGGGGAGTACGGCGATGGCAGCGATTCCGATGAACGGTTGTGGGCATCGGCGGAATTGTTCGTTACAACGGGCGACACTCTGTACCATAATTACTTCAAAAGCCACTACAACTCGTCGGGTATTTTCGCGTCGACCATGGGTTGGGCGGATGTGCGTTCCATGGGTCAGCTCGAGTACCTTATCGGCGGCCAATCGAAAGCCGACACGTCCGTACAATCGCAGCTGAAGGTTTCACTCCTCGCTTATTGCAGCGCGCTGAGTTATACGGCGGAGTACGACGGACTGAACGTAACACTTACGCCTTCCCAATATTATTGGGGGAGCAACGGTCAGGTGTTGAACAATGCGGTCCTGCTAATTGCGGGTTACGTATTTTCAGGAGATACTACATATTACAACACTGCTCTGGAACAGCTCAATTACATACTCGGATGCAATGCCAGGCTCCAGACGTACGTGACCGGAATCGGCAGCAAGTCCCCACTGCACATTCACCATCGTCCCTCTGCCGCTGACGGCATCGCGGCGCCAGTTCCCGGTTTGATGTCGGGAGGACCTGATGAAGGACTCGACGACGCGGTTCTCAAAGCAGACTACACTAGCACGACACCTCCTGCGCGATGTTATGTAGATGATCAGAACAGTTATGCGTCGAACGAGATCGCGATTAACTGGAATGCGCCGCTCGTGTTCGTGTCGGGTTATTTGAATGAGGCGCCTGCCACGCCTGTTGCTCAAGCCGTCCGCTCAATTCCGCTGAAATACAATTTGTCCCAGAATTATCCGAACCCTTTTAATCCATCTACCGTGATCGGGTACGATCTTCCGACCGGCGGGAAAGTATCCTTGAAGGTATATGACATTCTCGGGAGGGAAGTAGCTACACTCGTTTCGGGTGCAAGGGCTGCCGGGCACTATGACGTGACATTTGACGGAAGCCGACTGCCAAGTGGAGTGTACTTCTTCAGACTTTCTGCAGGACAATTCGGCTGCGCAAGAAAGATGGTGTTGCTTAAATAG